In one Nitrosarchaeum sp. genomic region, the following are encoded:
- a CDS encoding MBL fold metallo-hydrolase, which translates to MTSITFYGGVNEIGGNKILLQDKDTKIFLDFGKGFTGLSNYFEEYLAPRSSNGILDFITMGLVPDIPGIYRDDLMFRAGRELKEPEVDAVLISHAHADHVDYASFLHRDIPLYMGQTTQNMIKAIQERSSGSIDREILEFKLVGAKRGDPKIARTINTFRSGDKFKIGSLEIEPIHVDHSIPGAYGFVIYTSEGPIVYTGDLRRHGSKPQMTEEFIAKAKSVKPIALIAEGTRIKDVPTNENEQLVYDQSDKLVANTGNLIFADFNFKDVDRVQTFYNVAKKNNRKLVIKIKDAYFLKHLSSDPNLNLPNWNDENIAIYKAKYRTGTYLDSDYVGEDRTFATAPNALTAAEIASRPDKYLCAMGFFSFNALIDMKPKAGAIYIHSASEAYNEEQVLSTKRLKNWIEKFQMEHHQIHCSGHAKGEDLMSMVKEIDAKMLFPVHTEYPTEYVRVTNKITIVELNKKYEI; encoded by the coding sequence ATGACTTCAATTACATTTTATGGTGGTGTAAATGAAATTGGAGGAAATAAAATTCTGCTGCAAGACAAAGATACAAAAATATTTCTAGACTTTGGAAAAGGATTCACAGGACTATCAAATTACTTTGAAGAATATCTCGCACCACGTTCCTCAAATGGAATTTTAGATTTTATTACAATGGGATTAGTGCCTGATATCCCAGGAATATATCGAGATGACTTGATGTTTCGTGCAGGCAGAGAACTAAAAGAGCCTGAGGTTGATGCAGTTTTGATATCTCATGCACATGCAGATCATGTAGATTATGCATCATTTTTGCACAGAGACATTCCACTATACATGGGCCAAACCACTCAAAATATGATAAAAGCAATTCAAGAACGCTCTAGTGGTTCAATTGATAGAGAAATCCTAGAATTCAAACTAGTTGGTGCAAAAAGAGGTGACCCAAAGATTGCAAGAACAATTAACACATTTCGTTCAGGTGATAAATTTAAGATTGGTTCATTAGAAATTGAGCCGATTCATGTTGATCATTCCATTCCTGGGGCCTATGGTTTTGTAATTTACACAAGTGAAGGTCCAATTGTATACACTGGTGATTTGAGACGTCATGGCTCAAAGCCGCAAATGACTGAAGAATTTATTGCAAAAGCAAAGTCTGTAAAACCAATAGCTCTAATTGCTGAAGGAACAAGAATCAAAGATGTACCAACTAATGAAAATGAACAACTAGTGTATGACCAATCAGATAAATTAGTTGCAAATACTGGCAATCTGATTTTTGCTGATTTTAATTTCAAAGATGTCGATAGAGTACAAACATTTTACAATGTAGCAAAGAAAAATAATAGAAAACTAGTAATCAAAATCAAAGACGCATATTTTTTAAAACATTTATCTTCTGATCCAAATTTGAATTTACCAAATTGGAATGATGAAAACATTGCAATTTACAAAGCAAAATATCGTACTGGCACATATTTGGATTCAGATTATGTTGGTGAAGACAGAACATTTGCTACAGCACCAAACGCATTGACTGCTGCTGAAATCGCATCAAGACCTGACAAATATCTATGTGCCATGGGATTTTTTAGTTTTAATGCTTTAATTGATATGAAACCAAAAGCAGGTGCAATTTACATTCATTCAGCTAGTGAGGCATACAATGAAGAGCAAGTTTTAAGCACAAAGAGGCTCAAAAATTGGATTGAAAAGTTCCAAATGGAACATCATCAAATTCATTGCTCAGGTCATGCAAAAGGTGAGGACTTGATGAGTATGGTAAAAGAGATTGATGCTAAAATGCTATTTCCAGTTCATACAGAGTATCCAACAGAGTATGTTCGAGTGACAAACAAAATCACTATTGTGGAACTAAATAAAAAATATGAAATCTAA
- a CDS encoding RusA family crossover junction endodeoxyribonuclease, whose product MKSKNLGTLIVKPFQPMTAKSQEEVTRKKDLRDFIIDNISNLSDVKNSCKDIKTVSVEVCFNLYNGEKNDTSRFCKDLDNLLKIVLDVLADYMDNKTENREFGLGIIRNDNQVSEIYSYKKFVQDPNLEGIDITIFEWND is encoded by the coding sequence ATGAAATCTAAAAACCTTGGAACTCTAATAGTTAAACCATTTCAACCCATGACTGCAAAGTCGCAAGAAGAAGTTACAAGAAAAAAAGATTTACGAGATTTTATCATAGATAATATCTCTAATCTATCTGATGTTAAAAATTCTTGTAAAGATATCAAAACTGTATCTGTTGAAGTTTGTTTTAATTTGTATAATGGTGAGAAAAATGACACATCTAGATTTTGTAAAGACTTGGATAATCTTTTAAAAATTGTACTTGATGTTCTTGCTGATTATATGGATAATAAAACTGAAAATCGTGAATTTGGATTAGGAATAATCAGAAATGATAATCAAGTATCTGAGATTTACTCATACAAGAAATTTGTACAAGATCCAAACCTTGAAGGAATAGATATTACTATTTTTGAGTGGAATGATTAA
- a CDS encoding HD domain-containing protein, with amino-acid sequence MSSQNITGLKVGNDVHGIYVLNEISSPIPYKNNKSGSWLSLKVSDKTGHIEAKFWGADMNSIDCAELCSSLKIGDVLEISGKVESYQNNPPSISIRPGGISKKNIGEYDPTDFVSKTDKDIDSMVDELKTTIQTISNHDIKRLLNAFVEDEQFMKKFTSSPAAKKLHHAKIGGLLEHVISLLALSLKVVEKHPELDKDYLIAGCVLHDIGKIVEYQVSTLIDITDEGRMLGHISIGQKMVSDKISSLENFPESIKLKIIHMILSHHGELAKGSPVKPCFPEAIAFAKIDDIDAQIQRVIDMKHDNPDKEWIWMEEFQNNSSLYLK; translated from the coding sequence TTGAGTAGTCAAAACATTACTGGATTAAAAGTAGGAAATGATGTGCATGGAATCTATGTTTTAAATGAAATTAGTTCCCCAATTCCATATAAGAATAATAAATCTGGTTCTTGGCTTTCTCTGAAAGTTTCTGATAAAACAGGACATATTGAAGCAAAATTTTGGGGTGCTGATATGAATTCTATTGACTGTGCTGAATTATGTTCCTCATTAAAAATAGGTGATGTTTTAGAAATTTCTGGAAAAGTAGAATCATATCAAAATAACCCTCCTTCTATCTCAATTAGACCTGGTGGAATATCTAAAAAAAATATTGGCGAATATGATCCAACTGATTTTGTCTCTAAAACTGATAAAGATATTGATTCCATGGTAGATGAATTAAAAACAACTATCCAAACTATTTCTAATCATGACATCAAACGTTTGCTAAATGCTTTTGTTGAAGATGAACAATTTATGAAAAAATTCACATCATCTCCTGCTGCAAAGAAATTACATCATGCTAAAATTGGAGGTTTGTTAGAACATGTCATTAGTCTTTTAGCCCTTTCTTTGAAAGTTGTTGAAAAACATCCTGAGTTAGATAAAGATTATCTTATTGCTGGATGTGTTTTACATGATATTGGAAAGATTGTAGAATATCAAGTATCTACTTTAATTGACATAACTGATGAAGGAAGAATGTTAGGACATATTTCAATTGGACAAAAAATGGTTAGTGATAAAATCAGTAGTTTGGAAAATTTTCCTGAATCAATTAAATTAAAAATAATTCATATGATTTTAAGTCATCATGGAGAATTGGCAAAAGGCTCTCCTGTAAAACCATGTTTTCCAGAAGCTATTGCTTTTGCTAAAATTGATGATATAGATGCACAAATTCAAAGAGTCATCGATATGAAACATGATAATCCTGATAAAGAATGGATTTGGATGGAAGAATTTCAAAATAATAGCTCGTTATATCTGAAATAA
- a CDS encoding HIT family protein, which yields MTDKCLFCSHSDQIQYFNDSAISFFDKYPVTKYHILIIPKRHVPSFFNLTVKEQLDCITLANHVKSQLCTIDETISGFNLGINDGTDAGQTIPHCHIHLIPRRKNDIESPMGGIRHIFPEKGYYGKFLKMIQT from the coding sequence ATGACTGATAAATGTCTTTTTTGTTCACATTCTGATCAAATTCAATATTTTAATGATTCAGCAATATCTTTTTTTGATAAATACCCCGTTACCAAATACCATATTCTAATTATTCCAAAACGACATGTACCTTCTTTCTTTAATCTAACTGTCAAAGAACAATTAGATTGTATTACTCTTGCAAATCACGTTAAATCACAATTATGTACCATTGATGAAACCATTTCAGGATTTAATTTAGGAATTAATGATGGAACTGATGCAGGACAAACCATTCCTCACTGCCACATTCATTTAATTCCACGTAGGAAAAACGACATAGAATCACCCATGGGTGGAATTAGGCATATATTTCCTGAAAAAGGATATTATGGAAAATTTCTCAAGATGATTCAAACATAA
- the dgt gene encoding dGTP triphosphohydrolase has translation MSLKSCSSYDPTETEFFYHDISNIRTNDSRSMFEKDRSKIIHSTAFRRLQGKTQVFSPGHADFFRTRLTHCLEAAQIGKGLALNHKVADPDLVELACLSHDIGHPAFGHAGEHKLQELMKDCGGFEGNAQNLRILNFLESKYEKCRGLNFTRASIDSILKYSDNYSSVKEKNPAQWKFFYDDDQPLVDWAKSGAPSKDDKSIECQIMNWSDDIAYSTHDLEDGIKSGMISSDKLDQLEPEIRKKLSAENKWNEDIWSDVKNVIKTLTALPKTPHHKKAKRIELIAQLIHEFIAETKVIPRPNSSSFASRYHYTLEIDPKIKIKCNMLKELVWSMILDDPRVATLEKKGQLIVSELFDIFLEEDNWTNKMFPTDFREILNDGKTSRERVICDYIAGMTDSYALRLYSRLTESDIHSIFELL, from the coding sequence GTGTCATTAAAATCATGTTCATCATATGATCCTACCGAAACTGAATTTTTCTATCATGATATTTCCAATATTAGAACCAATGATTCACGTTCTATGTTTGAAAAAGATCGTTCAAAAATAATTCATTCTACTGCTTTTAGAAGATTACAAGGTAAGACACAAGTATTTTCACCAGGACATGCAGATTTTTTTCGAACTAGGCTAACACATTGTCTAGAAGCAGCTCAAATTGGAAAAGGATTAGCATTGAATCATAAAGTTGCAGATCCAGATCTTGTTGAATTAGCTTGTCTTTCTCATGATATAGGACATCCTGCATTTGGACATGCTGGAGAACATAAGTTACAAGAATTAATGAAGGATTGCGGGGGATTTGAAGGAAATGCGCAAAATTTACGAATACTTAATTTTCTCGAATCAAAATATGAAAAATGTCGTGGACTAAATTTTACTCGTGCATCTATTGATTCTATCTTAAAATATTCTGATAATTATTCTTCTGTAAAAGAAAAAAATCCTGCACAATGGAAATTTTTTTATGATGATGATCAACCTCTAGTTGATTGGGCAAAATCAGGTGCACCTAGTAAAGATGATAAATCTATTGAATGCCAGATTATGAATTGGTCTGATGATATTGCATATTCTACACATGATTTAGAAGATGGAATAAAATCAGGCATGATTTCATCCGATAAATTAGATCAATTAGAACCTGAAATCAGAAAAAAACTATCTGCTGAAAATAAATGGAATGAAGATATTTGGAGCGATGTCAAAAATGTGATAAAAACATTAACTGCATTACCAAAAACACCACATCATAAAAAAGCTAAACGTATTGAATTAATTGCACAGTTAATACATGAATTCATTGCTGAAACAAAAGTTATACCTAGACCAAATTCTTCTTCTTTTGCCTCTAGATATCATTATACCTTAGAGATTGATCCAAAAATTAAGATAAAATGTAACATGTTAAAAGAATTAGTTTGGAGTATGATTTTAGATGATCCACGTGTTGCAACTTTAGAAAAAAAAGGCCAACTAATTGTATCTGAACTTTTTGATATATTCTTAGAAGAAGATAATTGGACTAACAAAATGTTTCCCACAGATTTTAGAGAAATTCTTAATGATGGAAAAACTTCTAGAGAACGAGTGATTTGTGATTATATTGCAGGTATGACTGATAGCTACGCCTTGCGATTATATTCTAGATTAACTGAATCTGACATTCATTCCATATTTGAACTTCTTTAG
- a CDS encoding class I SAM-dependent methyltransferase has protein sequence MIKTTRSVNGYWPINHTFADRYVVTGITNLILEHVTNSKKKLIIIDVGCSKGVAMKYAQNYLEQKNIKSVTIGIDVSKNIVNDAKKNLNEFINKDVLHVDDCDEKADVVICSKAIIFVTGEIRYNIIKKCSKFLKNDGILITDVDCFEKSNLLDELRLFQYIIPSFSCFKNGLSRFYEEYRMRFYTPLRKKMKKKSKSDAINYAEAILSGWQSLSSLQKLDWKLVINWKLF, from the coding sequence ATGATAAAAACAACTAGATCTGTAAATGGATACTGGCCAATAAATCATACCTTTGCAGATCGATATGTAGTAACAGGAATAACTAATTTAATATTAGAACATGTAACAAATTCAAAGAAAAAACTTATCATAATCGATGTTGGTTGCTCAAAGGGAGTTGCCATGAAATATGCACAAAATTATCTTGAGCAAAAAAATATCAAATCCGTTACTATTGGTATTGATGTTTCAAAAAATATAGTAAATGATGCCAAGAAAAATTTGAATGAATTCATTAACAAAGACGTGTTGCATGTTGACGATTGTGATGAAAAAGCTGATGTTGTAATTTGTAGTAAAGCCATAATCTTTGTAACAGGAGAAATAAGATACAATATAATTAAAAAATGTTCAAAATTTCTCAAAAATGATGGTATATTAATTACTGATGTTGATTGTTTTGAAAAATCTAATTTATTAGATGAATTACGTCTTTTTCAATATATTATTCCATCTTTTTCTTGTTTTAAAAATGGTCTTAGTAGATTCTATGAAGAATACAGGATGAGATTTTATACCCCTCTTAGAAAAAAAATGAAAAAAAAATCCAAATCCGATGCAATAAATTATGCTGAAGCAATTTTGTCTGGTTGGCAATCTCTCTCATCTCTTCAAAAGTTAGATTGGAAACTAGTAATAAATTGGAAATTATTTTAA
- a CDS encoding tyrosine-type recombinase/integrase — MRKNSQKIEVHPFEKKIQQSYDLAKKIMSTKNFDLFQRYDMAMIGDTIAIATRHHQLSMIIHLTKQINKDWESVTKDEIDKLVYNIMKKNSPDGKENWTTWDNKKILRVFMRWLKFGNRNIKEVGDPDITSGVKMKKVKNKLVREDLLTDEDISKIISATTNPRDRALLAVQAEAGTRPGEILSLRIKHIKIDQYGAKIAVDGKTGARAVRIVKSVPDLMHWIDIHPFKDDGESPLWIVLQQGERYGKALDWSSVKSILNYAVKKSGIKKRVYLNLFRHSSATKSAQFMTESQLRMRQGWTPSSTMPATYVHMIGSDADNAYLQHLGIKTDEKKEQLQRPKMCYICKYPNSIESEICHQCGKPLDLEIATKLDERNQSELGEMIKQAVAQEIQRENHYLRNRVKELESKNI; from the coding sequence ATGCGTAAAAATTCACAGAAAATAGAAGTTCATCCATTTGAAAAAAAGATTCAACAATCTTATGATTTAGCAAAAAAAATAATGTCTACTAAAAATTTTGATTTGTTTCAGAGATATGATATGGCGATGATTGGTGATACAATTGCAATAGCTACAAGGCATCATCAGTTATCAATGATAATACATCTCACAAAACAGATCAATAAAGACTGGGAATCAGTAACTAAAGATGAAATTGACAAGCTAGTATACAACATAATGAAAAAGAATTCTCCTGATGGAAAAGAGAACTGGACAACTTGGGATAACAAGAAGATACTACGTGTCTTTATGAGGTGGCTCAAGTTTGGAAATAGGAATATCAAAGAAGTGGGAGACCCCGATATAACATCTGGAGTTAAGATGAAAAAAGTCAAAAATAAACTAGTCAGAGAAGACTTGTTAACTGATGAAGATATTTCAAAAATAATTAGTGCCACAACCAATCCAAGAGATAGGGCATTACTAGCAGTTCAAGCAGAAGCTGGAACTAGACCTGGTGAAATCTTGTCATTACGAATTAAACATATCAAGATTGATCAGTATGGTGCAAAGATAGCAGTAGATGGAAAAACAGGGGCTAGAGCAGTAAGAATTGTAAAATCAGTCCCAGACTTGATGCATTGGATTGATATTCATCCATTCAAAGACGATGGAGAATCACCTTTATGGATTGTATTACAACAAGGTGAAAGATATGGTAAGGCACTTGATTGGTCTAGTGTCAAGTCGATATTAAATTACGCAGTGAAAAAATCAGGAATTAAAAAAAGAGTATATCTTAATTTGTTTAGACATTCATCAGCTACAAAGTCAGCTCAGTTCATGACAGAGAGTCAATTAAGAATGAGACAAGGATGGACTCCATCTAGCACAATGCCTGCCACATACGTTCACATGATTGGCTCTGATGCAGATAACGCATACCTTCAACACTTGGGAATCAAAACAGATGAGAAGAAAGAGCAACTGCAGAGACCAAAAATGTGCTATATCTGTAAATATCCAAATTCTATCGAATCAGAAATTTGTCATCAATGTGGCAAACCATTAGACCTCGAAATTGCTACAAAACTAGATGAAAGAAATCAAAGCGAATTAGGTGAAATGATTAAACAGGCCGTTGCACAAGAGATACAGAGAGAAAATCACTATCTAAGAAACAGAGTCAAAGAGTTGGAATCTAAGAATATCTAG
- a CDS encoding MqnA/MqnD/SBP family protein gives MEISVGHTPDSDDAFMFYGMFTGKVASQDFTVKHVIEDIEKLNRKATNPELDVTAVSVHACAYIPGYTILRSGGSFGIGYGPIVTAKKQMTLDEIKKCKIAIPGKMTSAFLLLQLMIGKFDYVEMNFSDIPEAVRDGKVDAGLVIHETQLSYQQEGNIKIVDVGEWWDKETGGLPVPLGINVMKTNLGMDTIQKFDRYLQESIQYGLDNLDVALDYAMQYSRGKPRELIEKFVKMYVNKVTVNMGDKGEESIRRLFEMAKQKNLVPEFKLSIAIK, from the coding sequence GTGGAAATTTCTGTAGGACACACTCCGGATTCAGATGATGCATTCATGTTTTATGGAATGTTTACAGGCAAAGTTGCATCGCAGGACTTTACAGTAAAACATGTCATCGAAGATATCGAAAAGCTAAACAGAAAAGCAACCAACCCAGAGCTTGATGTTACTGCAGTTTCTGTGCATGCATGCGCTTACATTCCAGGGTATACTATTTTGAGAAGCGGTGGGAGTTTTGGAATAGGATATGGTCCAATAGTTACTGCAAAAAAGCAGATGACATTAGACGAAATTAAAAAATGCAAAATCGCAATACCGGGAAAAATGACATCGGCATTCTTGTTGCTTCAGCTGATGATAGGCAAGTTTGATTATGTTGAAATGAACTTTAGCGATATTCCAGAGGCAGTAAGAGATGGAAAGGTAGATGCGGGATTGGTAATTCACGAGACCCAATTATCATACCAACAAGAAGGAAATATCAAAATCGTAGACGTTGGAGAGTGGTGGGATAAAGAAACCGGAGGACTGCCAGTTCCATTAGGAATCAACGTTATGAAGACGAATTTGGGGATGGATACAATTCAGAAATTTGACAGATATCTGCAAGAATCGATTCAATACGGACTAGATAATCTTGATGTGGCATTAGATTATGCAATGCAGTACAGTAGAGGAAAACCAAGAGAGTTAATTGAAAAATTTGTAAAAATGTACGTAAACAAAGTCACTGTAAATATGGGAGATAAAGGAGAAGAGTCAATCAGAAGACTCTTTGAGATGGCAAAACAAAAAAACTTGGTACCAGAATTCAAACTTAGCATAGCCATCAAGTAA
- a CDS encoding SIS domain-containing protein: protein MKTIEAYEKDVFNQIKFLETFCPQKPISKMLQKNVIFSGTGDSFVSAMLAEIFSNYQVRSFDPLDLLKNKTIAKNKTAYFVSVSGNTISNIKAAKIAKKSIAITSRPQSRLAKSCNGSIIMKSITSDVFTAGSITFLETALTCISLVTSLSIPKNPQIFKKALSDAKKSKTGKRIFVLGSEYTYPIAMYCAAKFYEILGYGVHFQRIEQFSHMELFCIKKGDTVIIFDEKNSHNKQLTKNLKSVGLNVLHPIFESKDKISQFLYYVYMSQLLPLFDAKKQRKKECHFILAKKFRNASNQMIY from the coding sequence GTGAAAACAATAGAAGCGTATGAAAAAGATGTCTTTAATCAAATCAAGTTTTTAGAGACATTTTGCCCCCAAAAACCCATTTCTAAAATGTTGCAAAAAAATGTCATATTTTCTGGTACTGGTGATTCTTTTGTATCTGCAATGTTGGCCGAAATTTTTTCGAATTATCAGGTAAGGTCATTTGATCCGCTTGATTTGCTAAAAAACAAAACCATTGCAAAAAATAAAACTGCCTATTTTGTTTCAGTATCTGGAAATACTATATCAAATATCAAGGCTGCAAAAATTGCAAAAAAATCAATTGCTATCACATCTAGACCTCAAAGTAGATTGGCAAAATCTTGCAATGGTTCAATAATTATGAAATCTATTACCTCTGATGTCTTTACTGCCGGAAGCATTACCTTTTTGGAAACTGCCTTGACATGCATCTCTCTAGTTACGTCCTTATCAATTCCGAAAAATCCTCAAATCTTTAAAAAAGCATTATCTGATGCAAAAAAATCAAAAACTGGAAAGCGAATCTTTGTTTTAGGTTCAGAATACACATATCCCATTGCGATGTATTGCGCTGCAAAGTTTTATGAGATTTTAGGATACGGTGTTCATTTTCAGAGAATAGAGCAGTTTTCACATATGGAATTGTTTTGTATAAAAAAAGGCGACACTGTGATAATCTTTGACGAAAAAAATTCTCACAACAAACAGCTTACAAAAAATTTGAAAAGTGTCGGATTAAACGTACTTCACCCCATTTTTGAATCAAAAGACAAGATTTCTCAGTTTCTTTACTATGTGTATATGTCTCAATTACTTCCTCTTTTTGATGCTAAAAAACAAAGAAAAAAAGAATGTCATTTTATTTTAGCAAAAAAATTTCGTAACGCAAGTAATCAAATGATCTACTGA
- a CDS encoding HAMP domain-containing sensor histidine kinase, whose amino-acid sequence MTTSKSRYLFPLLIGLGIIFGTVVVYLQIHEYEKQLSQSYKNEISRIFEEIIDRREGRLQTISNSIIGFFEGSKEVTPYEFEVFSTRLFDANSELVNISILDDNKTILYSTPHSEMIGKNFDVLFPSHPTQINGINTMNLEFNMSDLRKIIVSVPFDYFISSDTIPSQTFKLILSSPLDNDLRLYEIFVNNGVINTSNVEFSEKELKNSIDVNVKTELYGHTIKKEYVLKYLIWTEIFEPNNTFANLFLIIGVIASGIIPIMIYISNSVLSKKNTELEQIKKSKDEFVTMIIHDLKNPLVPILSVSDILLSNMLGDLNSKQVDRIKMIKSSAMSLQNLIQDLLDSQKAELGKLHLNLSKNNLSEILQNTLNKFKMDMDKKEILVETNIVNDVSCICDKIRIEQVISNLLLNSLDFVSEKIGKISVSLESNNHTAKITIRDNGLGIEKDQLDKLFVKFYQIKNNTIRHYGGSGLGLAVSNEIVALHGGKIWAESDGIGKGSTFFIELPLKE is encoded by the coding sequence ATGACTACCTCTAAATCTCGATATTTATTCCCACTCTTAATAGGATTAGGTATTATCTTTGGTACTGTTGTTGTATACTTACAAATACACGAATATGAAAAACAACTATCTCAATCATATAAAAATGAAATTAGTAGAATTTTTGAAGAGATTATAGACCGAAGAGAAGGTCGTTTACAGACAATTAGTAATAGCATAATTGGTTTTTTTGAAGGTTCTAAAGAAGTAACTCCATACGAATTTGAAGTTTTTTCTACTAGGCTTTTTGATGCCAATTCCGAATTAGTGAATATTAGTATACTTGATGACAATAAAACGATACTCTATTCAACCCCTCACTCTGAGATGATTGGAAAAAATTTTGATGTCTTATTTCCATCTCATCCTACTCAAATAAATGGCATAAACACAATGAATCTTGAATTCAATATGAGTGATCTTCGTAAAATAATAGTCTCTGTACCTTTTGATTATTTTATCTCATCTGATACTATTCCTAGCCAAACCTTTAAGCTAATTTTATCCAGTCCGCTTGACAATGATCTAAGATTATACGAAATATTTGTCAATAACGGTGTAATTAACACCAGTAATGTAGAATTCTCAGAAAAAGAATTGAAAAATAGTATTGATGTTAATGTTAAAACAGAACTATATGGTCATACGATAAAGAAAGAATATGTTTTAAAATATTTGATTTGGACTGAAATTTTTGAACCAAATAATACATTCGCTAATTTATTTTTAATAATTGGGGTTATCGCTTCAGGGATTATCCCAATTATGATTTATATCTCAAATAGTGTTTTGAGTAAAAAAAATACTGAGCTTGAACAAATCAAAAAATCAAAAGACGAGTTTGTCACAATGATAATTCATGACTTGAAAAATCCACTTGTTCCAATTTTGTCTGTTTCAGATATATTGCTTTCAAACATGCTTGGTGACTTGAACTCCAAACAGGTAGACAGAATAAAAATGATAAAATCCAGTGCCATGTCGCTACAGAATCTAATTCAGGATTTGCTAGATTCACAAAAAGCAGAACTTGGCAAACTTCATCTAAACCTATCAAAAAACAATTTGTCTGAAATTCTTCAAAATACGTTAAATAAATTTAAGATGGATATGGACAAAAAAGAAATTCTTGTAGAAACAAATATTGTAAATGATGTTTCATGTATTTGTGATAAAATACGCATAGAACAAGTAATCTCAAATCTGTTGCTTAACTCACTGGATTTTGTTTCAGAAAAAATAGGTAAAATTTCTGTCTCATTAGAATCAAATAATCATACAGCAAAAATTACAATACGGGACAATGGCTTGGGAATAGAAAAAGATCAATTAGACAAGTTATTTGTAAAATTTTATCAGATCAAAAATAATACGATACGCCACTATGGGGGATCTGGATTGGGACTTGCAGTAAGCAATGAGATTGTTGCTCTTCACGGAGGAAAGATATGGGCAGAATCTGATGGAATTGGAAAAGGCTCTACATTTTTTATAGAATTGCCATTAAAAGAATGA